The sequence AGCACATCGAAACCGGTCTTTGGTGGCGCCCAGATCAAACTTGGGGCGATCGCGAAATGCATCCTGCCGCGGTCGTCGATGCAGATGGCCATTGGCGATGGACGCATGCCCCGCAAGCCCCCGGCAGTTTTCGCCTGATCATCGAGGCGCGAGATGCAGCAGGGAACCTGACAAGCGCGGACACCACCTTCGCGGTGATCGGAGAGGCGCTGGTGCCAACTGGAGCGCCGCCCACTCCTCAGCCGACGCCGCAGCATACCCCCCAACCCGACCCGACGCCCGGACAGACACCTCGTCCCGAAGCGACACCTCGTCCCGAAGCGACACCTCTGCCGACCGCTCAGCCGACGCCGACCGTGGTGCCATCCCCGACGCCCCCACCGAACGATCCTCCGGCAAGCGATCCAGACTGGGTCCTGCGCTGGTCGGATGAGTTCTCGCAAGCCGCTGGCAGTCCACCCGATGCCGCACGATGGCGTGCGGAAGTCGGTGGCTGGGGCTGGGGCAATCAGGAACATCAGTTCTACACCGACAGCACCCGCAATGCGGCGCACGATGGTGACGGACATCTCGTGATCACGGCTCGCGAAGAAACTGTGCCCTCTTCAAGTTGTTGGTATGGCAGTTGTCTCTATTCATCTGCACGCCTGACGACCGAGGGGTTATTCGATCAGATGTACGGGCGATTCGAGGCACGCTTGCGGTTGCCCTACGGACAAGGGATCTGGCCGGCCTTCTGGACGCTCGGCAACGACTTCCGCGAAGTCGGCTGGCCCGCTACCGGCGAGATCGACATCATGGAGAATATCGGTCGGGAGCCGGGAACCGTCTACGGCACCATCCACGGTCCGGGCTATTCCGGAGGCGCGGGCCTCACAGGATCTTTCGAACTGCCATCCGGTGAGGCCTTCGCCGATGACTTTCACGTCTTTCGTATCGACTGGTCGCCTGGCGAAATCCGCTGGTTCGTGGATGACAACCTCGTGCACACTCTCACTCCCGGGGATCTGCCCAACCCGGAAGATTGGGTTTTCGATCACCCCTTCTTTCTCATTCTCAATATCGCGGTTGGCGGGCAGTGGCCGGGCTACCCCGACGGTACAACCACTTTCCCGCAAAGAATGCTGATTGATTATGTGCGCGCTTACGAGCGAGTGGTACCCGAGGTCCATCCTGAGCCATTTACCTACGTCGTGTTGCCCGACACGCAATATATGACGAGTCGAACCAATCAGGCCGTACCGGAGCAATTCGACCGGCAGACGGAATGGATCGCGTCACGGGTCGCGGCGGACAATATCAAATTCGTCTCCCACCTCGGGGATATCGTCGACTGGGGTCCCAGCAGAACCCAGTGGGAGATTGCCGACCGGGCGCTTTCCCAACTCGATGGCGTCGTCCCTTATGGCCTGACCTTCGGCAATCACGATGCGGATGATCGCGTCTGGGGCCGCCGCGATAACCTCTTCAATGAATACTTTCCTCGTTGGCGTTACGAGGAAGAGGCCTGGTACGGCGGGTCGTATCCGTCCAACAAGAACACCAACAGCTATCAGACGTTTACCGCCGGACCGCACACCTACCTTGTGCTGCACCTGCAATGGGATCCTCTTGCCGACGTGCGCGCGTGGGCCAATCAAGTCCTCGGCGCACATCCCGACAAGCGCGTGATCGTCTCAACCCATGAGTTTCCCGGCAACTGGCTGCTCTGGAACGAAGTGCTCCAGAACCACGCGAATGTCTTCCTGATTGTGTCCGGTCATGAATGTGCCCGCGAGCGCTTCCTGCCTCTCGAGAACGCGCTGGGTGGTGTCGTATATTCCGTCCTCACCGATTATCAATGCGACAACCCCTCGCAGGCCTTGCTGCGAACCTACAAATTCCATGCGGATGGCGACGTCGAGGCCACCACCTACTCCCCCTGGACCGAGGCTTATGAAATCGACGACTCTTCGTCTTTCCGGTTCCGTCCGGACTATGCGGGTGCCGCCATCTGCGACGATCCGAAACCTTTTTCGGGTGAACGCATGCAGATCCCCGGCCGACTCGAAGCAGAGGATTATGATGCGGGTTGCCCGGGGAGCGCCTATCTCGACCGCGACGGCCGGAATGAAGGGGGTGCCTATCGCGAGGACGGCGTAGATCTGGAGCCGACTGCCGACGGGGGAATCAACCTGGGGTGGACGCGGGACGGAGAATGGCTGACCTACTCGATTCGGATTCTGGAATCCGGTCGTTATGACCTCACGCTCCGGGTCGCCTCGGAGGGAAATGGATCGGTGCTGCGCCTATCGCTGGGGGGCGATTCCCTGACCGACCCGGTGGCCATTGCACCGACCGGGAACTGGCAGAGCTGGCAGGAACTTCGCCTGGAAGGCATCGACCTGATGGCCGGCGACCATCTTCTGCGCATCGATATCGACGACGGAGACTTCAATCTGGACTGGATCGATTGGGCCCGACAGCAGTAGCACTGGGGGGCAAAACATGAGAGCGCTCTCCGAGGGGATCCATCCGGGTGGGAATGACAACGAAACAACGCGGTGTTCTGGCAGGAATGTTGGCCGCATTGGGCGTGGGCATCACTCTGGTCGCTGCCAGCATGGCGTGGAACCCGCTCGAACTGACCGCGAATCTCGATCTGGAAAGCCGCCTGCGTCTGGCCGCCGGGTCGTGCATGGTCCTGATCGTCTCGCTCGCGATTACGATCGGGCGTCTCGCAAAGCATCGCTTTCTGACACCGGCAGACATGGACGGTGCCGCCGGTGGGGCGGGGTCGGCCCGAGCGCGGATCCTGCAATCCCTGCTGCAGAACACACTTGAGCAGGCCGTCCTCGCCGGGGGAATTTACCTTTGCTGGTCTGTCTGGATGCCACCACAATGGCTGTCAGTACCTTTCGTGGCTGCCATCGCCTTCGGGATCGGAAGAATCTTTTTCTTTGCCGGATATGAAAAAGGTGCTCCGGGCCGCGCCTTCGGCTTTGCATTGACCTTCTATCCCTCAGTCCTCATGCTGGCCGTGCTCGTTGTGTTCATTTCGGTGCATGGGTAACGCTTGCCGGATGAAGGCCGCGAAAAACGCCGAATCCGGAATCGCCATCATCTTCGATATGGACGGCGTGCTGATCGACTCCGAGCCGAACTGGAAAATCGCCGAGGTCGAGATCTTCAGAGAACTTGGCGTGCCCCTGACCGAAGCCATGACCCGGCAGACCACCGGGCTGCGCATGGATGCTTGCGTGGAGTACTGGCGCGAGCGCTACCCCTTCAGAGGAGACGCTGCCGAGATCAGTGCCGAGATCACCGGCAAGATGGCCGACTGGGCGCGCTC is a genomic window of Candidatus Binatia bacterium containing:
- a CDS encoding carbohydrate-binding protein, translated to MLIDYVRAYERVVPEVHPEPFTYVVLPDTQYMTSRTNQAVPEQFDRQTEWIASRVAADNIKFVSHLGDIVDWGPSRTQWEIADRALSQLDGVVPYGLTFGNHDADDRVWGRRDNLFNEYFPRWRYEEEAWYGGSYPSNKNTNSYQTFTAGPHTYLVLHLQWDPLADVRAWANQVLGAHPDKRVIVSTHEFPGNWLLWNEVLQNHANVFLIVSGHECARERFLPLENALGGVVYSVLTDYQCDNPSQALLRTYKFHADGDVEATTYSPWTEAYEIDDSSSFRFRPDYAGAAICDDPKPFSGERMQIPGRLEAEDYDAGCPGSAYLDRDGRNEGGAYREDGVDLEPTADGGINLGWTRDGEWLTYSIRILESGRYDLTLRVASEGNGSVLRLSLGGDSLTDPVAIAPTGNWQSWQELRLEGIDLMAGDHLLRIDIDDGDFNLDWIDWARQQ
- a CDS encoding MAPEG family protein, producing the protein MTTKQRGVLAGMLAALGVGITLVAASMAWNPLELTANLDLESRLRLAAGSCMVLIVSLAITIGRLAKHRFLTPADMDGAAGGAGSARARILQSLLQNTLEQAVLAGGIYLCWSVWMPPQWLSVPFVAAIAFGIGRIFFFAGYEKGAPGRAFGFALTFYPSVLMLAVLVVFISVHG